Proteins encoded together in one Impatiens glandulifera chromosome 1, dImpGla2.1, whole genome shotgun sequence window:
- the LOC124919350 gene encoding uncharacterized protein LOC124919350 isoform X1, whose amino-acid sequence MRKSSLASRNLGTYTSPGTPDYQENGGGGGGIPRGWCSERVPLPTNSGRRHTSLSALMPLSSGRTLPSKWDDAERWITSPVSGFVGVGKVLPAQTQRRPKSKSGPLGDQGNEGFSSYSPALPVLQNGNVRDFMVGSPFSTGVLVADGMSIHYSDRHGTGVYCNPLHSTNNVARIASCHPGWSDLLSEASLPSSQDEKIDGITKDDEMLVSRVVSRRDMATQMSPGSTTPSSPKGRLSSFTSPPTILSIDMPHHRDPSPKVEIRDVQVDKRANMTKQSKKITSRRTNRVPTSEVNDFTPSWEIAETEKQLSSRLQREETKITAWENLQKAKAEAAIRKLEMKLEKKRSATMDKILNKLRSAQMEAEEMRSSASGSYISQSPRSTPPPPPPASKKSLFRRHVKVSGLGGCFACHAL is encoded by the exons ATGAGGAAAAGTTCTTTAGCTTCTCGGAATTTAGGAACTTATACTAGCCCTGGAACACCTGATTACCAGGAAaatggtggtggaggaggaggaattCCAAGGGGATGGTGCTCAGAAAGAGTGCCTCTCCCAACAAATAGTGGAAGAAGGCATACTAGTCTCTCTGCTTTGATGCCTCTTAGTAGTGGAAGGACATTGCCTTCAAAATGGGATGATGCTGAAAGATGGATTACTAGTCCAGTATCTGGGTTTGTTGGTGTTGGAAAAGTCTTGCCTGCGCAGACTCAAAGACGACCCAAGTCAAAAAGTGGTCCACTTGGTGATCAAGGGAATGAGGGATTCTCGAGCTATTCTCCAGCCTTACCTGTTCTACAAAATGGGAATGTGAGGGATTTTATGGTGGGATCTCCATTTTCAACTGGTGTTCTTGTAGCTGATGGTATGTCAATTCACTATAGTGATCGGCATGGTACTGGTGTTTACTGTAACCCACTCCATAGTACAAATAATGTGGCAAGAATAGCTAGTTGTCATCCTGGGTGGTCTGATCTGTTGAGTGAAGCTTCCCTGCCTAGTTCACAAG ATGAGAAGATAGATGGAATCACCAAGGATGATGAAATGTTGGTTTCACGTGTTGTTTCCAGGCGTGATATGGCAACACAAATGAGCCCCGGCAGTACCACCCCCTCATCCCCTAAAGGAAGGTTGTCATCTTTTACATCCCCTCCAACCATCCTGTCCATTGACATGCCACATCATCGCGATCCTTCACCCAAAGTTGAAATCAGAGATGTTCAGGTTGATAAAAGAGCCAACATGACAAAACAGTCCAAAAAAATCACATCTAGAAGGACCAACAGAGTACCTACAAGTGAAGTTAATGACTTCACTCCATCCTGGGAAATTGCTGAAACAGAAAAGCAATTGTCAag CAGATTGCAAAGAGAGGAAACAAAGATCACTGCATGGGAGAATTTGCAGAAGGCGAAAGCAGAAGCTGCTATCAGAAAGCTTGAG ATGAAGCTGGAAAAGAAGAGATCAGCAACAATGGATAAGATCTTAAACAAACTGAGAAGCGCACAGATGGAAGCGGAGGAGATGAGAAGTTCTGCATCTGGCAGTTACATTTCTCAGTCGCCTAGGAGTACAcccccaccaccaccaccagcATCTAAGAAGAGTCTGTTTAGGAGGCATGTGAAGGTGAGTGGATTGGGCGGTTGCTTTGCTTGTCATGCGCTTTGA
- the LOC124919350 gene encoding uncharacterized protein LOC124919350 isoform X2, whose product MRKSSLASRNLGTYTSPGTPDYQENGGGGGGIPRGWCSERVPLPTNSGRRHTSLSALMPLSSGRTLPSKWDDAERWITSPVSGFVGVGKVLPAQTQRRPKSKSGPLGDQGNEGFSSYSPALPVLQNGNVRDFMVGSPFSTGVLVADGMSIHYSDRHGTGVYCNPLHSTNNVARIASCHPGWSDLLSEASLPSSQDEKIDGITKDDEMLVSRVVSRRDMATQMSPGSTTPSSPKGRLSSFTSPPTILSIDMPHHRDPSPKVEIRDVQVDKRANMTKQSKKITSRRTNRVPTSEVNDFTPSWEIAETEKQLSRLQREETKITAWENLQKAKAEAAIRKLEMKLEKKRSATMDKILNKLRSAQMEAEEMRSSASGSYISQSPRSTPPPPPPASKKSLFRRHVKVSGLGGCFACHAL is encoded by the exons ATGAGGAAAAGTTCTTTAGCTTCTCGGAATTTAGGAACTTATACTAGCCCTGGAACACCTGATTACCAGGAAaatggtggtggaggaggaggaattCCAAGGGGATGGTGCTCAGAAAGAGTGCCTCTCCCAACAAATAGTGGAAGAAGGCATACTAGTCTCTCTGCTTTGATGCCTCTTAGTAGTGGAAGGACATTGCCTTCAAAATGGGATGATGCTGAAAGATGGATTACTAGTCCAGTATCTGGGTTTGTTGGTGTTGGAAAAGTCTTGCCTGCGCAGACTCAAAGACGACCCAAGTCAAAAAGTGGTCCACTTGGTGATCAAGGGAATGAGGGATTCTCGAGCTATTCTCCAGCCTTACCTGTTCTACAAAATGGGAATGTGAGGGATTTTATGGTGGGATCTCCATTTTCAACTGGTGTTCTTGTAGCTGATGGTATGTCAATTCACTATAGTGATCGGCATGGTACTGGTGTTTACTGTAACCCACTCCATAGTACAAATAATGTGGCAAGAATAGCTAGTTGTCATCCTGGGTGGTCTGATCTGTTGAGTGAAGCTTCCCTGCCTAGTTCACAAG ATGAGAAGATAGATGGAATCACCAAGGATGATGAAATGTTGGTTTCACGTGTTGTTTCCAGGCGTGATATGGCAACACAAATGAGCCCCGGCAGTACCACCCCCTCATCCCCTAAAGGAAGGTTGTCATCTTTTACATCCCCTCCAACCATCCTGTCCATTGACATGCCACATCATCGCGATCCTTCACCCAAAGTTGAAATCAGAGATGTTCAGGTTGATAAAAGAGCCAACATGACAAAACAGTCCAAAAAAATCACATCTAGAAGGACCAACAGAGTACCTACAAGTGAAGTTAATGACTTCACTCCATCCTGGGAAATTGCTGAAACAGAAAAGCAATTGTCAag ATTGCAAAGAGAGGAAACAAAGATCACTGCATGGGAGAATTTGCAGAAGGCGAAAGCAGAAGCTGCTATCAGAAAGCTTGAG ATGAAGCTGGAAAAGAAGAGATCAGCAACAATGGATAAGATCTTAAACAAACTGAGAAGCGCACAGATGGAAGCGGAGGAGATGAGAAGTTCTGCATCTGGCAGTTACATTTCTCAGTCGCCTAGGAGTACAcccccaccaccaccaccagcATCTAAGAAGAGTCTGTTTAGGAGGCATGTGAAGGTGAGTGGATTGGGCGGTTGCTTTGCTTGTCATGCGCTTTGA